From the Tripterygium wilfordii isolate XIE 37 chromosome 6, ASM1340144v1, whole genome shotgun sequence genome, one window contains:
- the LOC120000157 gene encoding uncharacterized protein LOC120000157 — MASPTAASDNIDGPVLSFVNKRLRALRKKYNRIIQMEESVAQGKFLNSEQQEVLRSKTAVSALIDELEKLRCPLAAAVQEEISLAVNRHSHHHAASNDDAIVVENRDRSENQEREKSHDDDAVVEDLLHLLYFGSLFDVKSQSDFTSTMLTRTHERGCCLTYDYVTDDATDLLGERDLDLISMVGSLMISRPVDSGLSHKNALQRCIQHAKLWLANSHSPIEPIANNTYSGLREKLRKIMASDYFTTTPEIKAPVEVAAAAENYASFHAPVHGSAAPISAPFQVEGSIAQSQQKDEDPANFHGHEVGDDQTSPAEEFQKDEQETESLKEVAFQEDRPEEELEQSQRELEPKEQQYNPRRNYQNQRGGRVGGRRGYSNGRGGRGGRGGGGYQNGRHQFYDQLGNYYPRNYYDNRGRSSGRGGGNPYNNGTAAHVGHDTNHTDVGVAS, encoded by the exons ATGGCTTCACCCACTGCAGCCTCTGACAACATTGACGGACCCGTTCTCAGCTTCGTCAACAAGCGCCTTCGCGCCCTCCGCAAGAAATACAACCGCATCATCCAGATGGAAGAGTCCGTCGCCCAAGGCAAGTTCCTCAACTCCGAACAGCAGGAAGTCCTCCGCTCCAAGACCGCTGTTTCCGCCCTCATCGACGAACTCGAGAAGCTTCGGTGCCCGCTCGCCGCGGCTGTCCAGGAGGAAATCAGCCTTGCCGTCAACCGTCACAGCCACCACCATGCCGCCTCCAATGATGATGCTATCGTTGTTGAGAATCGGGATAGGTCTGAAAATCAGGAGCGAGAGAAGAGTCATGACGATGATGCTGTGGTGGAGGATCTACTCCATCTTCTCTACTTTGGGTCTTTGTTTGATGTGAAGTCGCAGAGTGATTTCACGTCGACGATGTTGACTAGAACGCACGAGAGAGGGTGTTGCTTGACTTATGACTATGTTACAGATGACGCCACGGATCTGCTTGGGGAGAGGGATTTGGACTTGATTTCCATGGTTGGTAGCTTGATGATTTCTCGGCCGGTGGACTCGGGTCTCTCCCACAAGAATGCCTTGCAGCGGTGCATCCAGCACGCCAAGCTTTGGCTAGCAAATTCCCACAGCCCGATTGAGCCCATTGCTAACAACActt ATTCAGGGTTGAGGGAAAAATTGAGGAAGATAATGGCCTCAGATTACTTCACTACTACACCTGAGATTAAAGCGCCAGTTGAagtagctgctgctgctgagaaTTATGCATCTTTCCATGCTCCTGTTCATGGGTCGGCTGCACCCATCTCTGCGCCATTCCAGGTGGAAGGATCGATTGCTCAAAGTCAACAAAAG gatGAAGACCCTGCAAATTTCCATGGTCATGAAGTGGGTGATGATCAAACTAGTCCAGCAGAGGAATTTCAGAAG GATGAGCAAGAGACAGAGAGTCTTAAAGAGGTTGCTTTTCAAGAAGACAGACCAGAAGAAGAACTGGAGCAAAGTCAAAGAGAACTAGAACCTAAGGAGCAGCAGTACAATCCCCGAAGGAACTATCAAAATCAAAGAGGTGGTCGTGTTGGTGGCCGCAGAGGTTATTCCAACGGCCGTGGAGGTCGTGGTGGCAGGGGAGGTGGAGGCTACCAGAATGGTCGACACCAGTTTTATGATCAGCTTGGAAACTATTATCCCAGAAACTACTATGACAATAGGGGAAGAAGCAGCGGCAGGGGCGGTGGGAACCCTTACAACAACGGCACTGCAGCTCATGTAGGTCACGACACTAATCACACTGATGTCGGAGTTGCTTCGTGA